One window from the genome of Coturnix japonica isolate 7356 chromosome 21, Coturnix japonica 2.1, whole genome shotgun sequence encodes:
- the LOC107323364 gene encoding LOW QUALITY PROTEIN: arylacetamide deacetylase-like 3 (The sequence of the model RefSeq protein was modified relative to this genomic sequence to represent the inferred CDS: inserted 1 base in 1 codon): protein MGFFYILLLILLVIFTASFTLAIIKTLQVDFPNVQIPPEVDQPGKLLIVHAHMVITSAVGKILEKMGLCTEITFTRYMRSGKKRGPEPWLCLQDKHFGGVPVRIYLPRVPSAALRPATIFFHGGGWIYCSIDSHDNICRYIARESGFVVMSVGYRLAPEHKYPAAYEDCLNATVQFMRNAELYGVDPARISVCXDSAGGNLAAAVSQTLAGRTDLPRLRAQILIYPGLQAVDLDLPSYQQNRGVPLLLRERAAFFALLYLRGDAQYKQDVLKGSHVPPEMREKYKKWVSPDNIPERFKARGYNPPKTHDIKAEVFKNFERTDEPSLCPLLAEDAVIQQLPETFILTCEYDVLRDDGLLYKKRLEDNGVPVTWCHLEDGFHAIISLHDYCGLRFPSGKRGLDRIVQFIKGL from the exons ATGGGATTCTTCTATATACTGCTACTGATACTGCTGGTGATCTTTACTGCTTCGTTCACATTAGCAATCATAAAAACGCTTCAAGTGGACTTTCCCAATGTCCAGATCCCTCCTGAAGTGGATCAACCTGGAAAGCTTCTCATTGTCCATGCACATATGGTTATTACATCTGCTGTG GGCAAGATCTTGGAGAAGATGGGATTGTGCACAGAGATCACCTTCACCCGCTACATGCGCTCAGGGAAGAAGCGGGGCCCGGAGCcatggctctgcctgcaggacaAGCACTTTGGTGGAGTGCCAGTGAGGATCTACCTGCCCCGTGTGCCATCTGCTGCCCTGAGGCCTGCCACCATCTTCTTCCATGGAGGTGGTTGGATTTACTGCAGCATCG ATTCCCATGACAACATCTGCCGTTACATCGCTAGAGAGAGCGGCTTCGTGGTTATGTCTGTTGG GTATCGTTTAGCTCCAGAGCACAAATACCCTGCTGCGTATGAAGACTGTCTTAATGCCACTGTACAATTCATGAGGAATGcagagctctatggggtggatcCTGCCCGTATCAGTGTCT GGGACAGTGCTGGGGGCAATCTTGCTGCTGCCGTTAGCCAGACCCTGGCAGGTAGAACAGACCTCCCCAGGCTGCGTGCTCAGATCCTGATCTACCCAGGCCTTCAGGCAGTGGACTTGGATTTACCCTCCTACCAGCAAAATCGGGGAGTCCCTCTCTTACTCCGAGAACGCgctgctttctttgcattgCTGTACCTACGTGGGGATGCGCAGTACAAGCAAGACGTCCTGAAGGGCTCTCACGTTCCTCcagaaatgagagagaagtACAAAAAGTGGGTGAGCCCAGACAACATCCCTGAGAGGTTTAAGGCAAGAGGATACAACCCTCCAAAAACTCATGACATCAAGGCCGAAGTTTTTAAGAACTTTGAAAGAACTGATGAGCCCAGCCTGTGCCCACTGCTGGCTGAAGATGCTGTTATCCAGCAGCTGCCTGAGACTTTCATCTTAACATGTGAGTACGATGTACTCAGAGATGATGGCTTGCTGTACAAGAAGAGGCTGGAGGACAATGGAGTCCCAGTGACCTGGTGCCACCTCGAGGATGGATTCCATGCAATAATAAGCTTGCATGATTATTGTGGGCTGAGATTTCCATCCGGGAAAAGGGGATTGGATAGAATTGTTCAATTCATAAAAGGCCTTTAG
- the LOC107323356 gene encoding arylacetamide deacetylase-like 4 gives MAAIYTILVLFLAVFVAGLILLVMAAINFDFSNSEIPPGVNEPVKLRIIHVILISTAVVGKILEKIGICSQISFVRYMQGIRALGTDQKLFIENLWFEEVPVRIYQPKAPSTSPRRGVMFFHGGGWVFGSLETHESLCRTLARGSESVVVSVGYRLAPEHKYPAAYEDCLNATIHFMRNADLYGVDPARISVCGDSAGGNLAAAVSQTLAGRTDLPRLRAQILIYPILQALDFNLPSYKQNQGVPPLFQERAAVYVLQYLNGNASNLEQVLEGSHIPIDIKLNYRKWVSEDYIPEKFKVRGYKPHVLLDCSTEVYETVKRFLEPNLCPLLAEDAVVHQLPESFILTCEYDVLRDDGLLYKKRLEDNGVRVTWCHLEDGFHGIINSFNSEWLSFSSGKRGLENIVNFLKSL, from the exons atgGCAGCTATATACACGATCCTTGTGCTGTTCCTGGCAGTTTTTGTTGCTGGATTGATACTCTTGGTCATGGCAGCAATTAATTTTGATTTCTCCAACTCTGAAATTCCTCCTGGAGTGAATGAACCTGTGAAGCTTCGAATCATTCATGTCATTTTGATAAGCACAGCCGTGGTG GGAAAGATTTTGGAAAAGATTGGCATCTGCAGTCAGATCAGCTTTGTTCGGTACATGCAAGGTATTAGGGCTCTGGGAACAGACCAGAAGCTCTTCATTGAGAACCTGTGGTTTGAAGAAGTGCCTGTAAGGATTTACCAGCCCAAGGCTCCATCTACCAGCCCAAGGAGAGGAGTGATGTTCTTCCATGGAGGAGGATGGGTTTTTGGAAGCCTTG AGACCCATGAAAGCCTGTGCCGCACTCTTGCCCGAGGAAGTGAATCGGTGGTTGTGTCTGTTGG GTATCGTTTAGCTCCTGAGCACAAATACCCTGCTGCATATGAAGACTGTCTTAATGCTACCATACACTTTATGAGGAATGCAGACCTCTATGGGGTGGATCCTGCCCGTATCAGTGTCTGTGGGGACAGTGCTGGGGGCAATCTTGCTGCTGCCGTTAGCCAGACCCTGGCAGGTAGAACAGACCTCCCCAGGCTGCGTGCTCAGATCCTGATCTACCCAATACTTCAGGCACTGGACTTCAATCTGCCATCCTATAAGCAAAATCAGGGAGTCCCTCCCTTATTCCAAGAGCGCGCTGCTGTCTATGTGTTACAATACCTAAATGGGAATGCATCAAATCTGGAACAAGTCCTGGAGGGTTCACATATTCCTATagatattaaattaaattacaggAAGTGGGTGAGTGAAGATTACATCCCTGAAAAGTTTAAAGTCAGGGGCTACAAGCCACACGTGTTACTCGACTGTTCAACCGAAGTTTACGAGACAGTGAAACGGTTCCTTGAGCCCAACCTGTGCCCACTGCTGGCTGAAGATGCTGTTGTTCACCAGCTGCCCGAGTCCTTCATCTTGACTTGTGAATATGACGTGCTGAGGGATGATGGCTTGCTGTACAAGAAGAGGTTGGAGGACAACGGAGTCCGAGTGACCTGGTGCCACCTCGAGGATGGATTCCATGGAATCATCAATTCATTTAATAGTGAATGGTTGTCGTTTTCATCTGGAAAAAGGGGTCTGGAAAATATCGTGAACTTCCTAAAAAGTTTATAG
- the LOC107323355 gene encoding arylacetamide deacetylase-like 4, translating into MALPAAAVLLLLLLLALLLPLAVLVLGTVLLGLPSYDIPAGVNQPAKLRLVLAVLLGTAALGRILEKTGLCSQITFGRYVRQGRRLRVDPKLFIQDLQFNKVPVRVYQPKATSHGRRRGILFFHGGGWVFGSLDTYEKVCRYLSRESESVVVSVQYRLAPEHKYPAAYEDCLNATLHFMRNTDLYGVDPTRISVCGDSAGGNLAAAVSQTLAGRADLPRLRAQILIYPGLQALDFNLPSYHQNRGVPLLFRERAAFFALQYLNGDASHMQEVLKGSHIPPDMRQKYRKWVSPDNIPEEFKVRGVKALNPSDFMAEVYETVKRFCEPNLCPLLAEDAVVHQLPESFILTCEYDVLRDDGLLYKKRLEDNGVQVTWCHLEDGFHGIISLYDYGGLSFPSGKRGLDSVVNFLKGL; encoded by the exons ATGGCGCTGCCGGCGGCggcggtgctgctgctgctgctgctgctcgcgCTGCTCCTGCCCCTGGcggtgctggtgctgggcacCGTGCTGCTCGGGCTGCCCAGCTACGACATCCCGGCCGGGGTGAACCAGCCCGCTAAGCTGCGCCTGGTGCTGGCCGTCCTGCTGGGCACGGCGGCCCTG GGAAGGATTTTGGAGAAGACAGGACTTTGCAGCCAGATCACTTTTGGCCGATACGTGCGACAAGGACGGAGACTGAGGGTGGACCCGAAGCTGTTTATCCAGGACCTGCAGTTTAACAAAGTACCCGTGAGGGTGTACCAGCCAAAAGCCACATCTCATGGACGAAGGAGAGGTATCCTCTTCTTCCATGGAGGAGGATGGGTGTTTGGAAGTCTGG atacCTATGAGAAAGTATGCCGCTACTTATCCAGAGAAAGTGAATCCGTAGTTGTATCTGTTCA GTATCGTTTAGCTCCTGAGCACAAATACCCTGCTGCGTATGAAGACTGTCTTAATGCCACCTTACACTTTATGAGGAATACAGACCTCTATGGGGTGGATCCCACCCGTATCAGTGTCTGTGGGGACAGTGCTGGGGGCAATCTTGCTGCTGCCGTTAGCCAGACCCTGGCAGGTAGAGCAGACCTCCCCAGGCTGCGTGCTCAGATCCTGATCTACCCAGGCCTTCAGGCACTGGACTTCAATCTGCCATCCTACCATCAAAATCGGGGAGTTCCTCTCTTATTCCGGGAGCGCGCTGCTTTCTTCGCTTTGCAGTACTTAAACGGGGATGCATCGCATATGCAGGAGGTCCTGAAGGGCTCTCATATCCCTCCAGATATGAGGCAGAAGTACAGGAAGTGGGTGAGTCCAGACAACATCCCTGAAGAGTTTAAAGTCAGAGGAGTGAAGGCACTTAACCCCAGTGATTTTATGGCTGAAGTTTATGAGACGGTGAAACGGTTCTGTGAGCCCAACCTGTGCCCACTGCTGGCTGAAGATGCTGTTGTTCACCAGCTGCCCGAGTCCTTCATCTTGACTTGTGAATATGATGTGCTGAGGGATGATGGCTTGCTGTACAAGAAGAGGTTGGAGGACAACGGAGTCCAAGTGACCTGGTGCCACCTTGAGGATGGATTCCATGGAATCATAAGCCTGTATGATTATGGTGGGTTGTCGTTTCCATCTGGGAAAAGGGGATTGGACAGCGTTGTTAACTTTCTTAAGGGCTTATAG
- the C21H1orf158 gene encoding uncharacterized protein C1orf158 homolog: MAPRQGSVSHSPLPSMTDEEIELLSALLLAPNDFTAAAATRQAAKIRLAKQTHMTAPKSYEENWWKVQPQYSPRVLIGNWLEERKRFIKPCGKLGRSIYSTDFTPFPDHKPDRTLRATMMKKYEGLPAQHFFTHHDEPRHRNFVSEYEDNYNRYGYAPFLPPLRTWDKHRIAWVPQKPDFPILEPPSNYGLLEHLKSRWYRKETGVMNSTYTVSYVKPPTPISAPSQFRRTSKPHGISTRRGHLPRVGRILDYEGGQRYLQALGQLARAASM, translated from the exons atggCTCCAAGACAAGGCAGTGTCTCACACAGCCCACTTCCCAGCATGACGGATGAAGAAATAGAGCTCCTCTCTGCCCTACTTTTAGCACCCAATGACTTTACCGCAGCAGCAGCCACCCGTCAGGCAGCGAAGATACGGCTGGCGAAACAAACACATATGACTGCACCAAAAAGCTACGAAGAGAATTGGTGGAAAGTTCAACCACAGTATTCACCTAGAGTTCTCATTGGAAACTggctggaagagagaaaaagg TTTATAAAACCCTGTGGGAAACTTGGCCGCAGCATCTACAGCACAGACTTCACTCCCTTCCCAGATCACAAACCAGATCGAACACTAAGAGCAACCATGATGAAGAAGTACGAG GgcctgccagcacagcacttcTTCACACATCACGATGAACCGAGGCACCGAAATTTTGTATCAGAGTATGAAGATAACTACAACAGATACGGTTATGCTCCCTTTCTGCCTCCCCTTCGCACCTGGGACAAACACAGGATTGCATGGGTTCCTCAGAAACCAGACTTCCCCATTCTTG AACCACCCTCCAACTACGGACTTCTTGAGCACCTGAAGAGTAGATGGTACAGGAAAGAAACTGGAGTGATGAACAGCACCTACACCGTCTCTTATGTAAAGCCACCAACACCAATCTCTGCTCCAAGCCAGTTCAGACGTACATCTAAACCTCACGGCATCTCAACCAGGAGGGGACACCTTCCCCGTGTTGGCAGAATCCTGGACTATGAAGGGGGTCAGAGATATCTGCAAGCCCTCGGCCAGCTAGCAAGAGCTGCCTCCATGTAA